In a genomic window of Gambusia affinis linkage group LG04, SWU_Gaff_1.0, whole genome shotgun sequence:
- the uso1 gene encoding general vesicular transport factor p115 isoform X5, with translation MNFFRGVMGGQTAGPQPSGAETIQKLCDRVASSTLLEDRRDAVRALKSLSKKYRMEVGTQAMDHLINILQTDRSDSEILGYALDTLYNLISNDEEEEQDESEDETAQKQADDLGTQFTEKFIQDPEHITLLLTLLEEFDFHVRWPGVKLLTALLKNQGVQVQGIILVSPMGVSRLMDLLADSREVIRNDGLLLLQQLTKGNAAIQKIVAFENAFERLLDIITEEGSSDGGIVVEDCLLLLLNLLKNNSSNQNFFKEGSYIQRMKPWFEVGDDNSGWSAQKVTNLHLMLQLVRVMVSPVNSPGATASCQKCMYQCGLLQQLCTILMATGVPADILTETINTVSEVIRGSQVNQDYFASVNAPSNPPRPAIVVLLMSMVNERQPFVLRCAVLYCFQCFLYKHQKGQGEIVATLLPSTIDANSISAGQLLCGGLFSADSLSNWCAAVALAHTLQDNLTQKEQLLRVQLATSLGKPPVSLLQQCTNILSQGDKIVRRGSKVQTRVGLLMLLCTWISNCPIAVTHFLHNQDNVPFLTAQISENLGEDERLVQGLCALLLGICIYYNDNSLETYTKEKLKQLIEKRIGKENFVEKLGFITNHELYSRAALKPQPVFPSPEQMLFDHEFTRLVKELEGLITKAVHKSSEEEKKEEEVKKTLEQHDNIVTQYKELIREQDAQIQELKEKVSSMTTQTEQLQATVSQQQSQIQQHKDQYNILKLKLGKDNQSQSSQGDTQVNGLQTEELAQLREELEELRRQQKLLQTQLSEKDAQIDSLKSATQTAEAPAGSDNTEILQELEALKNQVQTHLAEISHLKAERQELLRRAEAGLKPSDTAPPSDSSSDAAKAELENRLAAQTAELERLKESRSGLEQQLAAATSTAAILQTEKSKLQTEVQESKKEQDDLLMLLADQDQKIHSLKQRLKDLGETVNKTSLSIKQDQTFTLILPLCLPIFIPSFPSLIPFSSFPRFLPICSSFLHSLHVFLVFCLLFLFLPFFLS, from the exons ATGAATTTCTTCAGGGGAGTGATGGGAGGGCAGACTGCCGGGCCGCAACCGTCAGGAGCGGAGACG ATTCAGAAACTGTGTGACCGGGTCGCCTCCTCAACACTACTAGAAGACCGCAGAGATGCCGTCCGAGCGCTTAAGTCCCTCTCAaag AAATATCGCATGGAAGTTGGCACACAGGCGATGGATCACTTGATAAACATTCTGCAAACCGACAG ATCAGACTCAGAAATCCTGGGATATGCTTTGGACACACTCTACAATCTAATCAGCAACGATGAGGAGGAAGAACAAG ATGAATCAGAAG ATGAAACCGCTCAGAAGCAAGCCGACGACCTTGGGACCCAATTCACAGAGAAATTCATCCAGGACCCAGAGCACATAACCCTGCTCCTCACCCTGCTGGAG gagtTTGACTTCCATGTCCGCTGGCCTGGGGTAAAGCTGCTTACTGCTCTCCTAAAGAACCAGGGTGTCCAGGTGCAGGGGATTATTCTCGTCAGCCCGATGG GTGTTTCCAGGTTAATGGACCTTTTGGCGGACTCAAGGGAAGTAATTCGTAATGAT GGCTTATTGCTGCTTCAGCAGCTGACCAAAGGCAACGCAGCCATTCAGAAGATCGTGGCGTTTGAGAACGCCTTCGAACGTCTGCTGGATATCATCACAGAAGAAGGCAGCAGTGATGGAG GCATCGTGGTTGAGGATTGTTTGCTGTTGCTTCTGAACCTGCTGAAGAACAACAGCTCCAACCAGAACTTCTTCAAGGAGGGCTCCTACATCCAGAGGATGAAACCGTGGTTCGAAGTAGGGGACGATAACTCCGGCTGGTCAGCACAGAAAGTCACAAACCTCCACCTCATGTTGCAG CTGGTGCGAGTGATGGTGTCACCTGTGAACTCACCTGGAGCCACAGCCAGCTGTCAGAAGTGCATGTATCAGTGTGGCCTGTTGCAGCAGCTGTGTACCATCCTCATGGCCACCGGTGTCCCTGCTGACATCCTCACAGAG ACAATAAACACAGTTTCAGAGGTCATCAGGGGGTCACAAGTCAACCAGGACTACTTTGCTTCTGTCAACGCACCGTCGAACCCTCCCAG GCCGGCCATCGTGGTTCTGCTTATGTCCATGGTGAACGAGAGGCAGCCGTTCGTGCTGCGCTGCGCCGTCCTCTACTGCTTCCAGTGTTTCCTTTACAAGCACCAGAAAGGTCAGGGGGAGATTGTCGCAACCCTGCTGCCCTCCACCATTGACG CTAACTCCATCTCAGCGGGCCAGCTGCTGTGCGGCGGCCTGTTCTCGGCGGACTCTCTGTCCAACTGGTGTGCGGCCGTGGCTTTGGCTCACACGCTGCAGGACAACCTGACCCAGAAGGAGCAGCTGCTCAGGGTGCAGCTCGCCACCAGCCTGGGCAAGCCGCCTGTCTCGCTGCTGCAGCAGTGCACCAACATCCTGTCTCAG GGTGATAAGATCGTCCGGCGG GGCAGCAAAGTACAGACCAGAGTGGGACTTCTCATGCTGCTCTGCACGTGGATCAGCAACTGTCCCATCGCTGTCACACACTTCCTGCACAACCAGGATAATGTTCCCTTC CTGACGGCTCAGATCTCAGAGAATCTGGGAGAAGACGAGCGGCTCGTCCAGGGTCTCTGCGCTCTCCTGCTTGGGATCTGCATCTATTATAACGACAACTCACTGGAAACCTACACCAA GGAAAAGCTAAAGCAGCTGATCGAGAAGCGCATCGGGAAGGAGAACTTTGTGGAGAAGCTCGGCTTCATCACCAATCATGAGCTGTATTCGCGGGCGGCGCTGAAGCCGCAGCCCGTTTTCCCGTCTCCGGAACAGATGCTGTTCGACCACGAGTTCACCAGGCTGGTCAAAGAGCTGGAAG GTCTGATAACCAAAGCTGTCCACAAGTCCAgtgaggaagagaagaaggaagaagaggTGAAGAAGACGTTGGAGCAACATGATAACATTGTAACTCAGTACAAAGAGTTGATCAGAGAACAG GACGCTCAGATTCAGGAGCTGAAGGAGAAAGTTTCATCGATGACGACTCAGACTGAACAGCTGCAGGCTacagtcagtcagcagcagtcTCAGATTCAGCAGCACAAAGACCAGTACAACATCCTGAAACTCAAGCTAG GTAAGGATAACCAGAGTCAGTCTAGCCAGGGGGACACTCAGGTGAACGGGCTGCAGACGGAGGAGCTTGCTCAGCTcagggaggagctggaggagctccGGAGGCAACAGAAGCTCCTGCAGACGCAGCTCAGTGAGAAAGATGCACAAATCGACAGCCTG AAatcagcaacacaaacagccGAGGCTCCAGCAGGATCAGACAACACCGAGATTCTCCAG GAACTGGAGGCATTAAAGAACCAGGTTCAGACCCATCTGGCAGAAATCAGCCACCTGAAGGCCGAGAGGCAGGAGCTGCTGAGGAGAGCGGAAGCAGGGTTAAAG CCCTCTGACACAGCGCCCCCTAGTGACAGCTCCTCAGATGCAGCCAAGGCAGAACTGGAGAACCGATTGGCGGCTCAGACAGCGGAGTTGGAGCGGCTGAAG GAGAGTCGATCAGgactggagcagcagctggcGGCGGCCACCAGCACGGCGGCCATCTTGCAGACGGAGAAGTCCAAACTGCAGACAGAGGTCCAAGAGTCCAAGAAGGAGCAGGACGAcctgctgatgctgctggcGGACCAGGACCAGAAGATCCACAGCCTCAAGCAGAGACTCAAAGACCTGGGAGAGACG GTCAACAAAACGTCACTGTCCATCAAACAGGATCAAACCTTTACTTTGATCCTTCCTCTCTGCCTTCCTATTttcattccttccttccctTCCTTGATTCCTTTCTCCTCCTTTCCTCGTTTTCTTCCTATCTGTTCTTCCTTCCTCCAttctttacatgttttcttggttttttgtctcttatttcttttccttcccttttttctttcctag
- the uso1 gene encoding general vesicular transport factor p115 isoform X3, with product MNFFRGVMGGQTAGPQPSGAETIQKLCDRVASSTLLEDRRDAVRALKSLSKKYRMEVGTQAMDHLINILQTDRSDSEILGYALDTLYNLISNDEEEEQDESEDETAQKQADDLGTQFTEKFIQDPEHITLLLTLLEEFDFHVRWPGVKLLTALLKNQGVQVQGIILVSPMGVSRLMDLLADSREVIRNDGLLLLQQLTKGNAAIQKIVAFENAFERLLDIITEEGSSDGGIVVEDCLLLLLNLLKNNSSNQNFFKEGSYIQRMKPWFEVGDDNSGWSAQKVTNLHLMLQLVRVMVSPVNSPGATASCQKCMYQCGLLQQLCTILMATGVPADILTETINTVSEVIRGSQVNQDYFASVNAPSNPPRPAIVVLLMSMVNERQPFVLRCAVLYCFQCFLYKHQKGQGEIVATLLPSTIDANSISAGQLLCGGLFSADSLSNWCAAVALAHTLQDNLTQKEQLLRVQLATSLGKPPVSLLQQCTNILSQGSKVQTRVGLLMLLCTWISNCPIAVTHFLHNQDNVPFLTAQISENLGEDERLVQGLCALLLGICIYYNDNSLETYTKEKLKQLIEKRIGKENFVEKLGFITNHELYSRAALKPQPVFPSPEQMLFDHEFTRLVKELEGLITKAVHKSSEEEKKEEEVKKTLEQHDNIVTQYKELIREQDAQIQELKEKVSSMTTQTEQLQATVSQQQSQIQQHKDQYNILKLKLGKDNQSQSSQGDTQVNGLQTEELAQLREELEELRRQQKLLQTQLSEKDAQIDSLKSATQTAEAPAGSDNTEILQELEALKNQVQTHLAEISHLKAERQELLRRAEAGLKPSDTAPPSDSSSDAAKAELENRLAAQTAELERLKESRSGLEQQLAAATSTAAILQTEKSKLQTEVQESKKEQDDLLMLLADQDQKIHSLKQRLKDLGETVEDEDDLRDQTSDEDDEDED from the exons ATGAATTTCTTCAGGGGAGTGATGGGAGGGCAGACTGCCGGGCCGCAACCGTCAGGAGCGGAGACG ATTCAGAAACTGTGTGACCGGGTCGCCTCCTCAACACTACTAGAAGACCGCAGAGATGCCGTCCGAGCGCTTAAGTCCCTCTCAaag AAATATCGCATGGAAGTTGGCACACAGGCGATGGATCACTTGATAAACATTCTGCAAACCGACAG ATCAGACTCAGAAATCCTGGGATATGCTTTGGACACACTCTACAATCTAATCAGCAACGATGAGGAGGAAGAACAAG ATGAATCAGAAG ATGAAACCGCTCAGAAGCAAGCCGACGACCTTGGGACCCAATTCACAGAGAAATTCATCCAGGACCCAGAGCACATAACCCTGCTCCTCACCCTGCTGGAG gagtTTGACTTCCATGTCCGCTGGCCTGGGGTAAAGCTGCTTACTGCTCTCCTAAAGAACCAGGGTGTCCAGGTGCAGGGGATTATTCTCGTCAGCCCGATGG GTGTTTCCAGGTTAATGGACCTTTTGGCGGACTCAAGGGAAGTAATTCGTAATGAT GGCTTATTGCTGCTTCAGCAGCTGACCAAAGGCAACGCAGCCATTCAGAAGATCGTGGCGTTTGAGAACGCCTTCGAACGTCTGCTGGATATCATCACAGAAGAAGGCAGCAGTGATGGAG GCATCGTGGTTGAGGATTGTTTGCTGTTGCTTCTGAACCTGCTGAAGAACAACAGCTCCAACCAGAACTTCTTCAAGGAGGGCTCCTACATCCAGAGGATGAAACCGTGGTTCGAAGTAGGGGACGATAACTCCGGCTGGTCAGCACAGAAAGTCACAAACCTCCACCTCATGTTGCAG CTGGTGCGAGTGATGGTGTCACCTGTGAACTCACCTGGAGCCACAGCCAGCTGTCAGAAGTGCATGTATCAGTGTGGCCTGTTGCAGCAGCTGTGTACCATCCTCATGGCCACCGGTGTCCCTGCTGACATCCTCACAGAG ACAATAAACACAGTTTCAGAGGTCATCAGGGGGTCACAAGTCAACCAGGACTACTTTGCTTCTGTCAACGCACCGTCGAACCCTCCCAG GCCGGCCATCGTGGTTCTGCTTATGTCCATGGTGAACGAGAGGCAGCCGTTCGTGCTGCGCTGCGCCGTCCTCTACTGCTTCCAGTGTTTCCTTTACAAGCACCAGAAAGGTCAGGGGGAGATTGTCGCAACCCTGCTGCCCTCCACCATTGACG CTAACTCCATCTCAGCGGGCCAGCTGCTGTGCGGCGGCCTGTTCTCGGCGGACTCTCTGTCCAACTGGTGTGCGGCCGTGGCTTTGGCTCACACGCTGCAGGACAACCTGACCCAGAAGGAGCAGCTGCTCAGGGTGCAGCTCGCCACCAGCCTGGGCAAGCCGCCTGTCTCGCTGCTGCAGCAGTGCACCAACATCCTGTCTCAG GGCAGCAAAGTACAGACCAGAGTGGGACTTCTCATGCTGCTCTGCACGTGGATCAGCAACTGTCCCATCGCTGTCACACACTTCCTGCACAACCAGGATAATGTTCCCTTC CTGACGGCTCAGATCTCAGAGAATCTGGGAGAAGACGAGCGGCTCGTCCAGGGTCTCTGCGCTCTCCTGCTTGGGATCTGCATCTATTATAACGACAACTCACTGGAAACCTACACCAA GGAAAAGCTAAAGCAGCTGATCGAGAAGCGCATCGGGAAGGAGAACTTTGTGGAGAAGCTCGGCTTCATCACCAATCATGAGCTGTATTCGCGGGCGGCGCTGAAGCCGCAGCCCGTTTTCCCGTCTCCGGAACAGATGCTGTTCGACCACGAGTTCACCAGGCTGGTCAAAGAGCTGGAAG GTCTGATAACCAAAGCTGTCCACAAGTCCAgtgaggaagagaagaaggaagaagaggTGAAGAAGACGTTGGAGCAACATGATAACATTGTAACTCAGTACAAAGAGTTGATCAGAGAACAG GACGCTCAGATTCAGGAGCTGAAGGAGAAAGTTTCATCGATGACGACTCAGACTGAACAGCTGCAGGCTacagtcagtcagcagcagtcTCAGATTCAGCAGCACAAAGACCAGTACAACATCCTGAAACTCAAGCTAG GTAAGGATAACCAGAGTCAGTCTAGCCAGGGGGACACTCAGGTGAACGGGCTGCAGACGGAGGAGCTTGCTCAGCTcagggaggagctggaggagctccGGAGGCAACAGAAGCTCCTGCAGACGCAGCTCAGTGAGAAAGATGCACAAATCGACAGCCTG AAatcagcaacacaaacagccGAGGCTCCAGCAGGATCAGACAACACCGAGATTCTCCAG GAACTGGAGGCATTAAAGAACCAGGTTCAGACCCATCTGGCAGAAATCAGCCACCTGAAGGCCGAGAGGCAGGAGCTGCTGAGGAGAGCGGAAGCAGGGTTAAAG CCCTCTGACACAGCGCCCCCTAGTGACAGCTCCTCAGATGCAGCCAAGGCAGAACTGGAGAACCGATTGGCGGCTCAGACAGCGGAGTTGGAGCGGCTGAAG GAGAGTCGATCAGgactggagcagcagctggcGGCGGCCACCAGCACGGCGGCCATCTTGCAGACGGAGAAGTCCAAACTGCAGACAGAGGTCCAAGAGTCCAAGAAGGAGCAGGACGAcctgctgatgctgctggcGGACCAGGACCAGAAGATCCACAGCCTCAAGCAGAGACTCAAAGACCTGGGAGAGACG GTGGAAGATGAAGACGACCTGCGGGACCAGACCTCCGACGAAGACGACGAAGATGAGGATTAG